The genomic interval TTCCAATAGCAGCACAAATACCCAGCAAGCCCGGCGCATTTTTCCCTCCAATCATGGGCAAGAAGCCTCAGTTTAGACTTGAGAATAAAACTAGCTGTTGTTAGCAGGCAATGCTAGTTCACAGAACAGCacaatgaaacaaaaatgaagCCTTGTCAATGAGGTGTTGTGGATTTGTAACAATACCAGCTCAAGTTTTAGACATCTTTCggctttttttaaagaacacattagtAGGCTTTGGAATGTTTTTCTATGAGGCAccctaaaatgttttgagtcaAGCTTATTCATGAGTTGATGCTGTTTGAGTCCCCTCTAATATATGTGATATATCTTTAGCAATCTGTCCTGCTTCTTACTGACCCTCATCTGAAGCCACAGCAGTAAATTTGGGATAAGCTAATATCATCCCAGTCAATTAGTCAGACCGGCTCAACAGGAAGTGTGGGTACATTTTAGAGAAATAGCTGAGTCATTGCCACCTGCAGGCAGCCCTACCTAATCCAAGCTGAAGTAGTGAACTCTGTAGTTACTATGAAATCTAAATGAATGCACGTAGTTTGAACTTACAGTCCCTGCTTTTGCCTTGGTTGTTCCCATGCAGCAGTAGCCAACATCATGGCCCTGGAAGGCAGCAGCATAATCCTCAAGCTTCTCAAAGTCCACCACCTCTTGCACCTGGAAagattcaaaaacacacaagcaggGTGAAGTCAGGCGTCAGTGCTCTGTAGGTAAGATGGATCTCAGGTGAATCAGGACTCAGCTCTCTCACCAGGTTGTCATGCGCTTTGCCCTCAAAGGTGAGCTGTCTCCTTCCAATGAGAGTGATCTTGGAGAAGACGTTGCGCTCCAGGAGCTCTTGAAGCAGCACCTTCCCTGTTTCTCCAGAGGCACCGAGGATGAAGCAGCTTTTACTCTGCTGCTTGAAGTTTTCCTCCAGAGTCTTCATGTCCTCAGCCATGCtgtgtgcagaaaaacacatgTTCAGCTCTTATAGACCCATGACTGTGTGCAGATCATGCTTTGATAACCATCTTTACAGGTGTTCTGCACATTATTTAACATATGCTTCTCCTGTATCCACAAAAAACACTCATATGGGCAACTACTGTGTTAAATTAGTCAATGAGATGTCTGCCTTCTGCAGTGATATTAATCTTTGCTTCCCGACCTGGTAGTCTAAATGTCAAGGATCATAACAACCAACATTACCTGAACATAATCTACCTATTAGCATTAAGCATAGTCACATTTAAAGGCTGGAAAGAGAGCACCTAGAACAGGTCTGTCCCATGCAGCTGTCGCGTGCACAGAAGGAAACGCCGACCTCCTGTTATTTACCTGATGTATCTAACCGGCTCAGGATCCTCGAAGTACTCCAAAACCACAGCGATGATGACAATAAAGACAGGGAGGTACGCTGTCGCCTTTCCCAGGATGGTGCAGAGCTGTTTCATTACACGGATCGTCAGGAGTAACGGcggctgtgttgatgttggatCACTTCCTGGTTCCCTTATCTCTAAGGACGGTgctgtcttcctgcttccctgGTGGGCTGTGGGGAAACACCAGTTACAGCTTTAGTCAGtatattgttatatttttgacAACATGAGTGTGTGCAAGACTGagttttatgtatttaaatgcTAATTCGACATGATTTTAGACCGTACAGCACAAGGAAGACACCAAGCGAGTCTCTCCTTCGCCACCCACCACATGCAACGAGTAGCGCATGCGCACTTTGGATTTCGAAGACCCTTATGGTAAATTtcacatcagaatcagaatcagctttattggccaggtatgcttgaacacacaaggaatttgacttaggtaaactgtgctctctttgtacaaggcataagaataagacctacaaaataaaataaataataataaaaaaaaatgtaataacaataacatcaactataaatacaaaagaacaacaaataggcatgactaatatgtacaggccaaaataatatgataaaagttaACTGAAAAAATGCACCCCCTATTTCCCAGTTTATTTACAAGAACTAAAACTATACTTTGAATCCATTGAATTGATTGATaccaaaaaaaagtaataaaacaatataccTTTTTAATGAGTTTCTTGGAGAGGATTTCCCTCTTACTGTCTGAGATATtgcatatattttaatttatacaTTAACAAGAGTTATATATcctgcattttgtttttgtttcctattCCTTGTCTCTTAGTAGGAGTATTTGATTTGTCTGAAGCACATGTCTGTAGTGTTTGTCATTGTATTGTTTACCatgttcaataataataataattaaaaaaaaaaaagatttcaaagaACCTGGAAGAATCCTGAGGACATCCAGGGAAATCTAACCGATAGATCAGTACAAGAATGTAAATAAgcttaaagtaaataaagtcTCACGTAAACaaatttcaaaacttttttttgttgttgaaaaaacGTGTAAAAGTGATCAGTGAACAGATGAATTAAAATCAGTGTTGTCACTTGTGACACAGTACAAACTCAAATTGACAACTTAGGACCCTATTATTACCACCCATAGTGAGAACAGAAAGGGAAACATGGGGGAGCAGGATCCAGGTATAGCTGCTTGCATGTGTTCCTGAATCATGAAAACTTGTATTGACAACAATGAACTatgaacaattttttttttttttttgtgatcaaatttttatttaattttttctttctatatgataaagtaacaaaaaagaatacaaaaaaataaagtatgaatAGCCATATGGACATTTACAGAAAATAGAGTGCATACATACCTATAAGGTTTATATACAAATAGCATGAATAATAGTGAtagtaataatcataataaatgaatataatatatagaaacaaaacaaaagaaacacacacacaaaacaaaacaaaccccaAATAAAACCCTCCCATTCCCCGGATCCAGAACTACAAACCTCAGTTACATGCTATACCTGAAACCCACGGagacccacatacagaggctataatcctcgTAGCAGAGGTCACCGGCTCGATTCCTGGCCGcatccatttgctgcatgtcacagtcttccccaactctactcccaacatttcctgtctatctacagCTGTCCCATCAAGTAAGGCTGGTTACAGTTGAagtaaaaccctgcaaataagtacatttcatcagtttgctgcctttctttgttgtcaaatgactcctaaagttagagttagggttagccAGCAGTTAAGTAACAAACTGAtaagtagcagcaggttaattcaccgcagcacaaacacagccacatgtgcatgtactCATTTTGATGTATGAAGCAACACTTAACCActtcaagggacagtgggggtcacaagtctttggcacatttattttgggggtcacgggctgaaaagtttgggaacccctggacaACTTAATTAGTGTCTCAACCTAAGATGACCTCTTAATTTCGCATAGGTTTTTTAATCTATGTTTCATTGCTTGTACCTGTGACATGTTCAATGACAATacatctaatctaatctaatctttaaagtattacattaaaataatagCACTGAAACAAATCATGTAAATCTTGTCTTTTAAACACATTCCTCTCATAGGAGATGAGATCTGACCCCAAATGTCCCCCAAAACACTCAGTCTTCATAACCTTACTACCAATGTGTCATTTCTATAAGCTGCATTAAGTGTGCTGTTAAGCTAAATTTAAGCAACTTTTTTTAGCTGATGAAATGCAGTGTCACGAGTGAGGATTGGCCTTATTTGATGAAAACACTGGATTATTCAATTTGTTATTATGTTAACTAGAAAAGCTGAACAAATTAGAAATGAGCATCTGACATTAAAAAGCTAAGTTGTTAGCTGTTCATAACAAAGTCCTGCAGTCATGAGTAGAACAAGAAAGGCTCTTTgggtcattttgtgttttttcctggGACTTCTGAACATTATATACAAGTCAACCTTCCTTTAGGGTAAAGTTGATCTGCAAATAAGTCAAAAAGTTTTCTAGCATGGCAGCGCTTGTGTGTAATTTGCTCAGGAAATCAAGCGTGTACCCTAGTGTACAAAACTAAACCCTGAAAAATGTCTTTGCCTTTTGTCACACCTTCAGGGGGTTTCATTAGCCAAAACCTTTACACAAAGAAAGCAAGTCCAGTCACATGCAATGAATTCATCAACACCCCATGTTTTTAACACCCTGCCACTTGGAACACAAGGCATCGATCCAATTTAATAGAATATGATGGAGCCAGGGATGATCCTGTAAAGATGTCAGCagtaagagacagaaagaaaagaggccGAGGTGGAGAGAAGAGGCCTTAAACTGGCACTCTGCTGAAATGAAATGTCGCCTCATTGTTCCTTAGCCACGGGTGCTAATTGGGCCGAGCTGCGGGGAGGAAAGCTGCTGCTGGGCTCCTGTCTGTCGCACCTGTTGAGTCATTGTCTCTCACATTGATCAGACAGGAAGTTGGAGTAAGAAGGCTTATGCCACAGTGGGTGCGTGGCAGAAACGTGGTTCAATTTCCTTTTAGAGCTCCGCTGCTGGAGGTGGAAATACCAATGGTGGTCAATGCGTTCGCCCATTGATTAGCTTGCACTAAAGGACATATGGATCATAAAGAGTGGGGTTTTCATCAGCATGTTCACCTTCTTTAAGCCTCAGTCACAGCTTTCACATTTTCTCAGTATTGCGTAAAAAGTTTGATGTCTCTGTCTCGGCTGCTCTGCCGCACTTCACCTGTTCAGACAGGATTAGCTCTTAAAGCAGTGGATGGCTTAGTGACCGATAGTGTAATGCATTGATGCAgttctttatgtattttaaatttcCATCTGCACCGACAAATACTGACGTGTTCTTGCAGgtgtaacttaaaaaagagaagCCAAAAACTGTTGAAGCTCTCTAGAATTTTTCCACGCTAAAGCCAGGAACATGCAAATATATTTAGGTATTTTAATGGGCATCCCCTTTAAATACACCTGATGAGGATTATGGCACAAACACAATTGTCACAagatcaattcaattcaattcaattttctttattggcatgaacaaagacatgttgttgccaaagcacatacaattCATACACATGCATTACATATTCATTacacattatatatattacatattttatatgtattaaaacaatggtgtcacTCATagagcatatctcaatgtcctcatttgatgcggtatgctcataaaaccttcacctaaaatcagatattatgggatggtgcgtccctcaggctgtgacaggcagacacatatttagcagccagaggagctgctgacccttcccccaggagaactgacagtttctcttctggggttaatgttgtgAAGTTTGTTACTactttagtaatttccctgtagtgggaatctcttagtaaagagaacttgctacagtggaggaggaagtgcatctctgtctctatgtcccctgtagagcagtgagcacatagacgcttcTCTCGCTTTATCACACAGAAATCTACCCTGAGAAACTTCTACAGCTCAGACTGAAATGTGTAAACCGTTAGTCTCACACTAGACGGTGatctaaagaaaaaaagtcatggGGTAGAGTTTGgatattttgtcattttcagaTACAGAGAATTATAGTTTTAAACTCACAGGCATTTTATCATAAATGTTTGATGCAAAATGATTGtaagctttattttttaatatttcataataCAGCCTTTAGAGACGGACACATTGGGATCTAAACCAAAACTCACTCTTTTTATTCCATGTATCATACTTGCATAATTTATCTATAATTTATGCATTCAACTGCTTACATAGTTCACCATTTGCACTCACTCCAAGCTGTTTTTAACCCTTATTTTCTTAAAGTGAAGGATACAAAGTGCAATAAAGCAGCTTTAACACAAGCAAATGAGAAGCAGATGTGTCAGGAAGTTAAAGAGAGATGTGTGAACATGGTTAGAGTCTGCAAATCATTTTTTTGTGCAAAAGTTTATGTTTtagaaatattcacaaaaactAAATTTTGATTTCTGAGGTTGTAAATATTCTAAGAGAGTGAGCGTTCTCATTTCCAGCAGCAGTTGTGGCCTCTGACATTTTTAGTGTTGATTGCAGCCTCTGGCTTTTAACAGAAGTCACGCCTAATTACCTCACTacgttcttttattttaattccataatctttaatttgtttgtttcaaatgctttttttatttcctttaagcGGACACTGAAAACATGTAAGATAACTGATACGACAGAGTAAACTGTAGAGAGTAATCTCTGAACAGTTGTGATCTCAATTTCAAGTGAAGAACACATGTAAAGACgcataaatatacatacatcaaatacacagagagagggtgggacacacacacacacacaccacaccacacacacatgctgtacaCAAACCCAGCTTAAGGCTTAGGCCCCGCTTCCACAGACTCTGGAGTGTGATGCTAATGATGGAAATTAATGGAGCCTGACAGCACAATCTGCTGCCCATTGTCTCCCAATAAACAGCTTTACAGTCCACATGAGCCACAGAGGAGGCGGAG from Notolabrus celidotus isolate fNotCel1 chromosome 3, fNotCel1.pri, whole genome shotgun sequence carries:
- the htatip2 gene encoding oxidoreductase HTATIP2, whose protein sequence is MRYSLHVVGGEGETRLVSSLCSHQGSRKTAPSLEIREPGSDPTSTQPPLLLTIRVMKQLCTILGKATAYLPVFIVIIAVVLEYFEDPEPVRYISMAEDMKTLEENFKQQSKSCFILGASGETGKVLLQELLERNVFSKITLIGRRQLTFEGKAHDNLVQEVVDFEKLEDYAAAFQGHDVGYCCMGTTKAKAGTDGFIRVDHDYVLKSAELAKAGGCSQFHLQSSRGADKNSSFLYLKVKGQVEAEIEALGFDRYAVYRPGVLLVDRQESRPAEWLARKFFNGLTSVCSTSMAIPIEAVAKAMVSNTLLTPEQKAEILEHKAIAALGKSAGK